A region from the Bacteroidota bacterium genome encodes:
- a CDS encoding DUF1697 domain-containing protein — MDALKKMYKKLHFLQVQTYIQSGNIIFQASKRTNIDLETLISDQIKSDFGFEIPVIVL, encoded by the coding sequence ATGGACGCACTCAAAAAGATGTACAAAAAATTACATTTCCTTCAGGTTCAAACTTATATCCAAAGTGGAAATATCATTTTTCAGGCTTCTAAAAGAACAAATATTGATTTGGAAACTTTAATTTCAGATCAGATAAAATCGGATTTCGGGTTTGAGATTCCGGTCATCGTTTTATAA
- a CDS encoding class I SAM-dependent methyltransferase encodes MKEFWDAAFEKDKTTWGFVPADSAVIARDLFLKNNLKKILIPGIGYGRNAMAFLNQGFEITGVEISKKAIELARANNLVFPIHLGSVVDMPFDNEIYDGIYCYALVHLLNKTERKKFIKDCYDQLAVGGLMLFMVVSKAMEMYANGRLISKDRYKIMKGLNVFFYDHKSVENEFKNFGLVEYQEFVEPIKHLKDVNPISCFLVTCRKKEIIK; translated from the coding sequence ATGAAAGAATTTTGGGACGCTGCATTTGAAAAAGATAAAACTACCTGGGGCTTTGTTCCTGCTGATTCTGCAGTGATTGCAAGAGATTTATTTCTTAAAAATAATCTCAAAAAAATATTGATCCCCGGCATAGGTTACGGCAGAAATGCAATGGCATTTCTGAATCAAGGTTTTGAAATTACCGGAGTTGAAATCTCAAAAAAAGCGATTGAACTGGCTCGGGCAAACAATCTTGTTTTTCCAATTCACCTGGGATCGGTTGTTGATATGCCATTTGATAATGAAATTTATGATGGTATTTATTGCTATGCTTTAGTTCATCTTTTAAATAAAACAGAGCGGAAAAAATTTATTAAAGATTGTTACGATCAGCTTGCCGTTGGCGGCTTGATGCTGTTCATGGTTGTATCAAAAGCAATGGAGATGTATGCCAATGGTCGATTAATTTCCAAAGACAGGTACAAAATAATGAAAGGCTTGAATGTATTTTTTTATGATCATAAATCGGTTGAGAACGAGTTTAAAAATTTTGGATTAGTCGAATATCAGGAATTTGTTGAACCGATAAAACATTTGAAAGATGTCAATCCCATTTCTTGTTTTTTGGTAACTTGTCGAAAAAAAGAAATTATAAAATGA
- a CDS encoding cation diffusion facilitator family transporter has protein sequence MIQNNRHAIKLTVQRRIVIISVILFIGKIIAYFLTNSVGILTDALESTVNVLTGFISLYSISVALKPSDADHPFGHGKIESISASIEGFLILLAGLIIIFEAVKRLFSPVEIQQLDIGIIIIATAGLVNYIAGYYSIKTGKKHHSIALVAGGKHLQSDTYSTIGLVIGLILLMITKMAWLDSIIAILFGFIIIYTGYKILKETTSNLMDKADFEILTKVTEILWKNKSDKWIDIHNLKLVKYGDVHHIDCDLTLPWYMNIADAHKESDRITSVISEFYPENIDLTIHTDACKTDLCKFCNVQECNYREHGFEEELKWTVEKITQKSKKTN, from the coding sequence ATGATTCAAAATAATAGACATGCGATCAAATTAACTGTTCAGCGTCGAATAGTAATTATTTCCGTGATTCTTTTCATCGGCAAAATAATAGCTTATTTCCTGACAAATTCTGTAGGAATACTCACTGATGCCTTAGAAAGTACGGTTAATGTGCTGACAGGTTTCATAAGCCTTTACAGTATCAGCGTTGCGTTAAAACCAAGTGATGCAGATCATCCCTTCGGGCATGGAAAAATCGAATCCATTTCTGCCTCGATAGAAGGTTTTTTGATTTTACTGGCAGGTTTGATTATTATTTTTGAAGCCGTAAAAAGATTATTTTCACCTGTTGAAATCCAACAACTTGATATTGGCATTATCATTATTGCGACTGCCGGATTGGTCAACTACATCGCGGGATATTATAGCATTAAAACAGGAAAAAAACACCATTCAATTGCGTTGGTGGCGGGAGGCAAACATTTACAATCCGACACCTATTCAACCATAGGGTTAGTTATTGGCTTAATTTTACTGATGATCACTAAAATGGCTTGGCTCGACAGTATCATCGCTATATTATTTGGGTTTATCATCATTTATACCGGTTATAAAATATTAAAAGAAACTACGTCCAATTTAATGGATAAGGCCGATTTTGAAATATTGACGAAAGTCACCGAAATTTTATGGAAAAACAAGTCAGATAAATGGATCGATATTCATAATTTAAAATTGGTGAAATACGGAGATGTCCATCATATCGATTGTGATCTGACCCTTCCCTGGTATATGAATATTGCAGATGCGCATAAAGAAAGTGATAGGATTACATCGGTAATTTCTGAATTCTATCCCGAGAATATTGATCTCACAATTCATACAGATGCATGTAAAACCGATTTATGCAAATTTTGCAATGTTCAGGAATGCAACTATCGTGAACACGGTTTCGAAGAAGAATTAAAATGGACGGTTGAGAAAATTACGCAAAAATCAAAAAAAACAAATTAG
- a CDS encoding cold shock domain-containing protein, which produces MKKGTVKFFNETKGFGFITDANSNEDYFVHISGLIDKIDEGDAVEFELTEGKKGLNAINVKVV; this is translated from the coding sequence ATGAAAAAAGGAACAGTAAAATTTTTTAATGAAACTAAAGGATTTGGATTCATAACAGATGCAAATTCAAACGAGGATTATTTTGTGCATATCTCAGGATTAATCGACAAAATTGACGAAGGCGACGCAGTAGAGTTTGAACTTACAGAAGGTAAAAAAGGATTAAACGCAATAAATGTTAAAGTAGTTTAG
- a CDS encoding GNAT family N-acetyltransferase: protein MTEDLKINTDRLFLRPINLDNIEEIFKYRSDAVSNKYQSWIPETTNDVSDFINDRVSAIIDLFDTWYQFVIIKKDDLKLIGDIGIHFLDKNEKQVEIGITLDKNFQGKGYATEALKQVIKYLFTDLNKHRITVSLDPRNVKSMNLIERLGFRKEAHFKESILSDGKWVDDLVYALLKSEWSKKNDSD from the coding sequence ATGACCGAAGACTTAAAAATCAATACCGACCGCTTGTTTCTACGTCCAATAAATTTGGATAATATAGAGGAAATTTTCAAATACCGATCGGATGCAGTAAGCAACAAATATCAGAGCTGGATTCCTGAAACAACCAATGATGTCAGCGATTTCATCAATGATCGGGTTTCTGCCATCATCGATTTATTTGACACCTGGTATCAATTCGTCATTATAAAAAAGGATGATTTGAAATTGATTGGTGACATTGGAATTCATTTTTTGGATAAAAATGAAAAACAAGTTGAAATCGGGATTACGCTGGATAAAAATTTTCAGGGAAAAGGCTATGCAACAGAAGCACTTAAACAAGTCATTAAATATCTTTTTACAGATTTAAATAAACATAGAATTACGGTTTCTCTTGACCCCAGAAATGTAAAGTCGATGAACCTGATTGAAAGATTGGGATTTAGAAAGGAAGCACATTTTAAAGAAAGTATTTTGAGTGACGGAAAGTGGGTTGATGATTTGGTTTATGCATTACTTAAGAGCGAGTGGAGTAAAAAAAATGATTCAGATTAA
- a CDS encoding cupin domain-containing protein has protein sequence MNKAEKIVQLLKLQPHPEGGFFKETYRSEGIIKHDSHKSAYKGTRNYSTCIYYLLTSDVFSAFHRIHQDEIWHFYEGSPIELHMITASGNYIKTLIGSDIESGQVPQFVVHGGNWFAASVMQKDDYSLVGCTVAPGFDFQDFEMAKYEELALSFPQYMHIIKKFTRA, from the coding sequence ATGAATAAAGCAGAAAAAATTGTTCAGCTATTAAAATTACAACCCCATCCCGAAGGCGGCTTTTTTAAGGAAACATATCGAAGTGAAGGAATTATAAAGCATGATAGTCATAAATCTGCTTATAAAGGAACCAGAAATTACTCCACTTGCATCTATTATTTATTGACATCTGACGTTTTTTCTGCTTTTCATCGTATCCATCAAGATGAAATATGGCATTTTTACGAAGGTTCTCCCATTGAACTGCACATGATTACTGCTTCTGGGAATTACATAAAAACCTTGATTGGAAGTGATATTGAAAGTGGCCAGGTTCCCCAATTTGTTGTACACGGTGGCAACTGGTTTGCTGCTTCCGTTATGCAAAAAGATGATTATTCATTAGTTGGCTGCACGGTAGCTCCAGGCTTTGATTTTCAAGACTTTGAGATGGCTAAATATGAAGAGTTAGCGCTCAGTTTTCCTCAGTATATGCATATTATAAAGAAATTTACCAGAGCATAA
- a CDS encoding bifunctional GNAT family N-acetyltransferase/carbon-nitrogen hydrolase family protein → MKKIGNIELTYLSVDDYEELKKAMIASYTSMPNAYWKEHQIQSLIGHFPDGQVVIKVNNQIAGCALSIIVDYNKIDKHHTYSEITGDYTFNTHTPDGDMLYGIDVFIKPEFRGLRLGRRLYDYRKELCERLNLKGVAFGGRIPNYHKYSHEISPKEYIDKVRKNEIHDPVFNFQISNDFHPARILKNYLEGDDASNDYAVLLEWDNIYYEKPVVTTSITKKIVRLGLIQWQMRPYKDLDELLQQAEFFVDAVSGYRSDFALFPEFFNAPLMAENNHLTEGEAIRELASYTSRIVRKFAELAISYNINIITGSMPEITDDKLYNVGYLCKRDGAIEKYEKLHITPNEDNVWGMEGGSKLNTFDTDCGKIGILICYDVEFPELSRLLADEGMDILFVPFLTDTQNGYSRVRNCAQARAIENECYVAIAGSVGNLPKVHNMDIQFAQSMVFTPCDFSFPTNGIKAEATPNTEMILIADVDIDMLRQLNQFGSVKNLKDRRNDLYELKKI, encoded by the coding sequence ATGAAGAAGATTGGAAATATTGAACTAACATATCTCAGTGTGGATGACTACGAAGAATTAAAAAAAGCGATGATTGCATCATACACAAGTATGCCGAATGCTTACTGGAAAGAACATCAAATCCAATCGTTGATCGGTCACTTTCCTGACGGTCAGGTGGTAATTAAGGTAAATAACCAAATAGCCGGATGCGCATTATCTATCATTGTTGATTATAATAAAATTGACAAACATCATACCTATTCAGAAATAACAGGCGATTATACTTTTAATACACATACCCCGGATGGAGATATGCTGTACGGTATTGATGTTTTTATCAAACCTGAATTTAGGGGCCTTCGCTTAGGAAGAAGGTTGTATGATTACCGTAAAGAACTTTGTGAAAGATTGAATTTAAAAGGGGTAGCTTTTGGAGGCAGGATTCCAAATTATCATAAATATTCTCATGAAATATCGCCGAAGGAGTATATCGATAAAGTAAGAAAAAATGAAATTCATGACCCTGTTTTTAATTTTCAGATATCAAACGATTTTCATCCTGCGCGGATTCTAAAAAATTATTTGGAAGGAGATGATGCCTCAAACGATTATGCGGTATTATTAGAATGGGATAATATCTATTATGAAAAGCCTGTAGTAACTACCTCAATCACAAAAAAGATTGTACGCCTTGGTTTAATTCAATGGCAAATGCGCCCATACAAAGATTTGGATGAATTATTACAACAAGCTGAGTTTTTTGTGGATGCGGTTTCCGGTTATCGTTCTGATTTTGCTTTATTCCCGGAGTTTTTTAATGCCCCCTTGATGGCAGAAAATAATCACTTAACAGAAGGTGAGGCGATTAGGGAACTTGCCAGTTATACCTCACGCATTGTCCGAAAATTTGCGGAATTGGCTATTTCTTACAATATAAATATTATTACGGGCAGTATGCCCGAAATAACTGATGATAAGCTTTATAATGTAGGATATCTTTGTAAAAGAGACGGAGCTATAGAGAAATATGAAAAACTTCATATCACCCCTAATGAAGACAATGTTTGGGGAATGGAAGGTGGATCTAAACTCAATACTTTCGATACCGATTGTGGCAAGATTGGAATTCTGATTTGTTATGATGTAGAATTCCCGGAATTAAGCCGGCTTTTAGCGGATGAAGGCATGGATATTCTATTTGTTCCCTTTCTTACGGACACCCAGAATGGGTATTCGCGAGTAAGAAATTGCGCACAAGCCAGAGCCATCGAAAATGAATGTTATGTTGCCATTGCAGGCAGTGTTGGAAACTTACCGAAGGTTCATAATATGGATATTCAATTTGCACAATCAATGGTATTTACTCCTTGCGACTTTTCATTCCCAACCAATGGAATAAAAGCTGAAGCGACTCCAAATACCGAAATGATTTTAATTGCCGATGTTGATATTGATATGCTCAGACAACTCAATCAATTTGGCAGTGTTAAAAACTTAAAGGATCGTCGTAATGACCTTTATGAGCTAAAAAAAATATAA
- a CDS encoding cupin domain-containing protein, giving the protein MTDLFPESIRNLPQANIPIKGLQAYLSQGTNHQIIFMQFSEDVEIAEHFHESQWAVVLEGKIEMLIDGVKKTFTKGDRYFIPSGIKHSAKIHAGYADITFFDQVDRYQQE; this is encoded by the coding sequence ATGACAGACTTATTTCCAGAATCCATTAGAAATTTACCACAAGCCAATATTCCGATAAAAGGACTTCAGGCTTATCTTTCGCAAGGGACAAATCATCAAATCATTTTTATGCAATTTTCTGAAGATGTTGAAATTGCTGAACATTTCCATGAAAGCCAGTGGGCCGTTGTGCTGGAAGGCAAGATTGAAATGTTAATTGATGGTGTAAAAAAAACTTTTACAAAAGGTGATCGATATTTTATCCCAAGCGGGATAAAACATTCTGCTAAAATACATGCCGGATATGCCGATATTACCTTTTTTGATCAGGTAGACAGGTATCAGCAAGAATAA
- a CDS encoding cupin domain-containing protein, with protein sequence MIIKKQQAKHREFKGVSFQVLAVGKKSMVTKMNYKIGDQVPVHSHPNEQSGYVISGKYKIKFQTYDELLYPGDSYSIPENIDHTWEVIEAGEVIDVFTPPRLDYL encoded by the coding sequence ATGATTATTAAGAAGCAACAGGCAAAACATAGGGAATTTAAGGGAGTTTCCTTTCAGGTATTAGCAGTCGGTAAAAAATCAATGGTCACCAAAATGAACTATAAAATTGGCGATCAAGTACCCGTTCATTCCCATCCCAACGAACAAAGTGGTTATGTGATCAGCGGGAAATACAAAATAAAATTTCAAACTTATGATGAACTTTTATATCCCGGTGATAGCTATTCAATTCCCGAAAACATTGATCACACCTGGGAAGTGATTGAAGCAGGCGAGGTGATTGATGTGTTCACCCCTCCCCGTCTGGATTATTTGTAA